Proteins encoded together in one Nostoc sp. PCC 7524 window:
- a CDS encoding DUF502 domain-containing protein — MNTNKESSTILKKEHRGLRIDHLKQDLKNDLIAGLLVVIPLATTIWLTITIANWVINFLTQVPKQLNPFDGLHPILVNILNLAVGLAVPLFSILLIGLMARNIAGRWLLDFGERFLQAIPLAGQVYKTLKQLLETLLKDSNNRFRRVILVEYPRQGMWAIAFVTGVIGSEIQAHMSRPMLSVFIPTTPNPTTGWYAIVPEEEVVNLSMSVEDAFKVIVSGGIVTPNTPLPPLVITKEHSLESPTRDIKRPIVPIEET, encoded by the coding sequence ATGAACACTAATAAAGAAAGTTCCACTATCCTAAAAAAAGAGCATAGGGGCTTGAGAATTGACCATCTCAAACAGGACTTAAAGAATGACTTGATTGCTGGGTTGTTAGTAGTGATTCCACTAGCAACTACTATTTGGCTAACAATCACTATTGCTAATTGGGTGATTAACTTTCTCACCCAAGTTCCTAAACAACTCAATCCCTTTGATGGGCTGCACCCGATTTTAGTCAATATCCTAAATTTAGCAGTAGGACTAGCTGTACCCCTGTTCAGTATTTTGCTGATCGGGTTAATGGCTAGAAACATTGCGGGTAGGTGGTTACTAGATTTTGGTGAGCGATTCTTACAGGCTATTCCCTTAGCTGGACAGGTGTACAAAACCCTCAAACAGCTTTTGGAAACACTACTCAAAGACTCCAATAATAGATTTCGCCGAGTCATTTTAGTAGAGTATCCCCGTCAGGGGATGTGGGCGATCGCTTTTGTGACAGGTGTGATTGGTAGTGAAATTCAAGCCCATATGTCTCGTCCCATGTTGAGCGTTTTTATTCCCACCACCCCAAACCCCACTACAGGATGGTATGCCATAGTTCCAGAAGAGGAGGTAGTCAACCTCTCAATGTCTGTAGAAGATGCTTTTAAAGTGATAGTCTCTGGCGGTATTGTCACGCCTAATACTCCTTTACCCCCCCTAGTGATCACCAAAGAACATAGTTTGGAATCACCAACCCGCGACATCAAACGACCAATTGTTCCCATCGAAGAAACCTAA
- the nusB gene encoding transcription antitermination factor NusB, with product MQERKPQQIARELALLSLSQLPVNPKKLTEEHLPKLVLATVRTLRAEVQDTLDNATGELQRSHDRLLTSETRASDLNTARTMLKEAMEYTQTAINQLGSALEFPELIQLANQDREVGRYAIKLVQTITENRSIIDEQISTALVDWQVTRLAQIDRDILRIAVAEMLCLNLPDRVAINEAVELAKRYSGDEGHRFINGVLRRVTEQKQTA from the coding sequence ATGCAAGAACGTAAACCTCAACAAATCGCCCGTGAACTGGCACTTTTAAGCCTGAGCCAGTTACCAGTTAACCCCAAAAAGTTAACTGAGGAGCATCTGCCTAAATTGGTACTAGCAACAGTACGTACTCTCAGAGCAGAAGTTCAAGATACCTTAGATAACGCTACTGGTGAACTGCAACGTAGTCATGATCGCCTATTAACCAGTGAAACCCGTGCCTCAGACCTCAATACAGCTAGAACCATGCTCAAAGAGGCAATGGAATATACCCAAACAGCGATTAATCAATTAGGATCTGCCCTTGAATTCCCAGAATTAATTCAGCTAGCCAATCAGGATCGGGAAGTGGGTAGATATGCCATCAAACTTGTCCAAACCATCACTGAGAATCGCAGTATTATTGACGAACAAATTTCCACCGCTTTAGTAGATTGGCAAGTTACTCGTCTAGCTCAAATCGACAGAGATATTCTGCGAATCGCTGTAGCAGAAATGCTATGTTTAAATCTCCCCGACAGAGTGGCTATTAACGAAGCCGTAGAGTTAGCCAAACGCTACAGTGGAGATGAAGGACATCGGTTTATTAATGGTGTTTTACGCCGAGTGACAGAGCAGAAGCAGACTGCTTAG